DNA sequence from the Butyricimonas faecalis genome:
GCATTGGCGAGTTGGATCTAAGCAATGATTTTTTAATTTAAATTAAAGTACTATGGCTGAAGATAAGAAGCATAATTGTCATGTTTGTGGTTTGTATTCAGAAGATTTACCTTGGGGGAAAGATGGTCAAAGTCCAACTTATATTATTTGTGATTGTTGTGGCGTTGAATTTGGGAATGAAGATTATACGGTAGAATCAACGAAAAAATATAGGGAAGAGTGGATAAAAAAGGGAGCACCTTGGTTTATATCAAAGGCGAAACCTTTAAATTGGTCTTTAGAAAGGCAGTTAATGAATATTCCGAATAAATTTAAATGAACGGTCTTATTCTGAATAAATTTATTTAGGGAGTCTAAGGAGCATTTTATATACATTCGCACCCTAATGGTGGTGATGAAATTTATTCCATGATGCGGTGTAAAAATATTCGTAAGAATTTAAGGGAGAATATATAATTTAGGAAAAATAAATAATTGAATCGTATGAAAAAATACTACTTTTTTATTTGTATCGCACTATTGTTTTGTTCTGCATGTAAGAATAAAAAAAATAGTGAAAATGATAACGAGAGCAAGGATATATTCATCCCTATATTAAAAAACAAGTTAGACAGTTTTTTTGTTTATGCGGATACGACTTATGGGAGACATGGAGATCATGGATTATTATACACGATTTCATTTCATGAAAAAAATGGAAAACAAATTGTTAGTTTAGGTGTTGATTTTTTTTATCATCTAAGGCGAATTAAAGGATATACCTTCGTGAACGATCGCCTTGTAGTGTATAATGGAAATTATAGTGATCAAAAGCAATATCTACTAGATACATCAAAATTAACGATTTTTGCAGATACTATTCTCGGATATAGAAGTGATATTGTTTTGGATATGGATTACGAGGTAATAAAACAAGACTACCTAATATGTGATAAGGATAGTTTATCATTGATTTTTTCCGGTTTTTATTGATTATTGATTCATGATGTTTTTCCTAAATTGAAGGAGTGATTATTTATTTACAAATATTATTTGATGCTATCCAAGATTGGGGAAAAAATTCTGATCGTTATTTTGAAGTTATTTTGCCTACTCAAGCAAAGAAAAAAGTTGAAGAGTTTATGCTGAAATAAGGGCTTTCTAACAATATTATCCTAAAAAGCTCGGCAAAATTTTAGTCTATTATGAAATGTATTATACTGAAGAAGTAAACAAAACTTTATAATTAGTTGGCGCAAGCATATATCGTTTGCTCCAACCAAAATTAGCCATAAGGAAAAAAACAACTCCCAATGTATATACAAGAGTTACAAACGATACCACAATTTAAAGAAATCCAATGGAAAGCTGTACTAGAAACTTATTAATATGGAAAGTAAAGAGTTTAAAAAAGTGTTTGAAAAAGTTGCAAAAGCAAATAATTTTGAAAAGGCTTTTGGCGGTTGGTTTAAGGAAAGTACTGAATGTATTGTCGTCCTTTGTTTGCAAAAATCAAATTTTGGCGATTATTATGAATTAAATATTAAAATATTCATCCAGGGTATGTCTGGTAATAAGTATACGAGAAGCAAGGATTTGGTAAAGAAAAATGTTGGAGATGTTTTTACTCGACAACCAAGTGATTATTCTAATGTTTTGGATTTTGATATATCAATGGATGATGGAAAAAGAATAGAAAAACTAGAAAGTTTATTCCGTGAGTTTATAGTTCCTTTCACGGATATGGCTCTTTCTCGTTTAGGTTTGAGAGAATTAGCAAAGGAGGGAAAAATCTTTTTACTTCCAGCGGTTAAAGAAGGATTGACAATTTTGTCTTGAGATTATTAAAAATAAAGAAAGGAATAAAAGGATAGATAGGCTTTCGTGAATGATAGTTTATCATTGATTTATTCAGGTTTTTATTTGTTGAGTCGTAGAAATGATTAAAGCTACAATAAAATACGAAAAATATATATTATGATATTAGAATCAGAGGGTAGATTTGTAGAAATAATTATTTTGCATCGAAATAATTTAGAAAGTATAGATATTGAAGATGCAAATTGGTTGGATGCAGAGATAAAGATAAATGTTCCAGGATTTAAAGGCTATTATAATGCAAATTTAAGAACTGACGATTTTGAACGTTTTTATAAGGATTTGAATAAATTGAAAACAGATAGATTTTTTCAAATCGAGTTCACGACAATGGAGGAAGGGATTTATCTAAAAGGAACGCAAGGTTTACTAGGAACCATAAAATGGGAAGGAATAGCAAGATCGTATTGGGGTAATAGTGTTTTAACATTTGAGATAGAAACGGGTTTTGCGTCAATTGATGCTTTGATAGAACAAACACTGGAAATTCTAAATGAATATCCGGTTCAGGAATCGGAAAAGCTGGCGGAGCTTAAAAAGAATGAAATAGAATTTTGAAACGTTATGAATGGATATTATCGGATTAATAAACAAAGATGTTTGCAAAAGTTAGAGTCATGGTCAAAATTTATGATCCAAGGACAACGCTGGAAGTTATATGATGACATACATGTAGATGAAGTGAGTAAAGTATTTCAAGCACGAGATCGTTGGTTTAATGGAGGTCTATTTTTGCTAGATTGTTTATCAAAGAAATTAGACCAAGCATACGATTGCTTTTTGGCAATACCTTTACTTGAGACGGGGTGTAAAACAGATTTGAAAGACTTGAATATTGATTACATTAAAAAAAAATTTGCATGATATGACACCTCCTTCATTGTATGTACTTCCCAAAAAGGGGGTTGAACATGATGCGTGGTTTGGAGAATGGATCTTTTTGGATAAATTAAGTTCTTCGGGGAAGTGGAACGTGTATTTTGGAGAAAGGTACGATTATGACGAGTTTGTAAGAAGTGTTTTTTTTCTACCCAAATAGAAACTACGAGTGAAAAGGTTTTTGAAAGCAGCTTCACGTTGCCATTTTGGGGATAATTACTTTTTCAATTCGATTTTGACAGCTGATAATACGATAACAGGCGGGTTTTAGACTATTTTTGAGATGAAAGTTGCATTGGCGAGTTGAATCTGCTTATCAAAATTATACACTATTGATTTTCTTATAAAAATGTACTTTTGAAAAAGGACTTTTAAAATGGAATTATTTATGATGAGGGAAGAATTGTCATTACAAGAAAAATTGGAATACAGAAATATTCTTAATGGTATTGGAGAAATATTACTTCGATTAAACTTTTTGGGACAATATCAAGTAATAAGTGATTTGCTCAATTTATTAGATAAAAATGAAGATATGATTTTTATTAAAGAATTGAATGGTGTGAATATGTGGGGTGGAGCTGGTGCTGTATGGGAGGTTGGTATACAGGAAAAGAAAGATGAAATAACTTTTATAAATAAGTTGATAGAACTTATAGATTTTATGGAAACTACGAATGTATTAGGTCGAGGAATTAAGTCGATAAAAAGAATATTGAGTAGTATCAAGCAAGTAACTTGAAATATGGTACTGGAATTAGAGATAAATATGAGGGGGGATATATAGAGCCTTGCAGCCTTGGATTAAGTAGTGCAACTATTGTTAGGCTTAATGACTGGTTATCTGAATATTGGAAAGAACATGATAATGGATACATTGATAGTGCTATTATAGATATGCTTGATCAAAAAGGTTTGGAAATAGCTATGAGGATAAAAAAGGAATTACCTGAAATGAACGTGGAATATTTTTCTGATGCTCGAATGGTACCCGTTCTAAAGGAAAATATTGGCAGGATATGACTTGAGATGTCATGCTTTTACCGACTTGATATTTTAAAGTGTTTCCTTACTTTTGTCGGTTATATTTTGAATTAAGCGGGAGATAGGCGGGAAATAAGCGACCCAGTAGGAAGCACGGACGTGTCCCCTACGTTTTAAAGCCGTTTGGCAACTGTCTTTGCTTTTTGGAGGGAATATTTGTAAGGGATTTGTATTTACCTATTTCCATTTTATTTTCCCGTTAATTTATTTCGGATTCAAAATGAGAGAGAAGTATCTATATGGAGTTTTAGAAGCTTTGACTATTTCTTCGAATAATTTTTATAATCTTCGATAAGTCCCTCGCACATCCAGTTTGCCAGTGCTTGTCGGTTATCGTCCAGTAGGAAGCGTTGTTGGTCCCGGCTGTTCTGGATATTACCTAGTTCGATAAAGACGGCTACGGGAAGCGTTTGCTTGATAACGTACAAGTCCCGGGGAGAAACAGTTCCGGAGAAACCTCGCAGGGGTTGGTGCTTGTCGTATTTTCGGTTAAACACGTTTTGGAGAGTATTTGCCAGATGTTTGCCCTTGACACTTCCGTCGTAATGGTAAAAAAATACGTCAATTTGTTTGCTTTCACTCCGACTGTCGAGATGTATGAAAAGGGCTCGGCGGTAGTGTTCTTTGTCTTTCTTGTACAGTTCGTTGATCTTGTCGCAACGTTGTTGCAGGCGTTTAACTTGATTTAAGGGGATGGCCTGTCCCATACAGGTTTCCCGGTCGCTGACGTCAAGGAATTTTTCATCGCGGATGCCGTCTTGAGCATCCTGTATGATGATATGCACTTTGGCTCCTTTCGACATGAGGTTTCTGGCCAGGCGGAGCGTGATGTCGTAGGCGTATTCGTCTTCGTGTAGCGGGTGGCCCCGTAATTCCCCGATAGCACCGGGATCCGGTCCCCCGTGGCCGCTCACGAGATAGAAACAAGCCCCGTTCAATTCGTCTGAATCGATCGTGTATTTCGCCAGTTTTTCTCCGAAAAGAGGTTCATATCCCTCGTTGTTCAAGGGGGGAAGTGTGTAAGTCACATCGAGTTGCAGGCCGTTGTTCTTGTCAAGTTTATTTCGGTTTAATTCGAAGAATCGCTCCATGTGGAATGGTTTGGTACGATTGAATCGTTTTAGAAATTGCAGAACTCCTTCTCCCTTGTTTGCTTTGGCAGTTTCCTGTGCGGTAGCGGGAAACATGAAAATAGTTAAGAGTAGGAAAGAGAATATGGTGAGCGCGTGTTTCATAGGCATCATTTTGCTACAAAGATATAGATTTAGTTGTGGGTTGCAAGTTATAGGTTGTGAGTTTTGGCTTCGTCTCGTGGTGTTTTAATATTTAGTAACTTGTTGCTTTTGAGGGATTGAATATTTTGAAATGAATTTTAAAAAAAGCAATAATATAATTTGTTGACGCAACTTTTTAAAAATGTAATCATCCTATAGATGTATTTAAAAAAAAACAGCTATGAAAAATAAAACATGGAAATTTACACTTATTTGTTCGTTGATCGTGATGGGGTTTACGGCTTGTGACGATGATGACGAATATTATTACGTGGGCGGAGGTAGCTCATGGCTTAGTTATGGTAACCTCGAAAAAATTGATAATGGAAGCCGTTCCAAGTTTGCCATTCGCCGGGACGATGGTAACCGGCTGATCGTGACGGAAGGGATGCCTATTCGTTTTGACGGGGCGAAGGAAGATCTTCGGGTGTACGCGCATTACTCGATCGTGGGCAGTGAACGCGACGAGAGCGGGTTGGAAGGTAATATGAATTATTATGTTCGTCTTTACGGTTTGGATGATGTGTTGACAAAGGTGCCGGTAAAACAGTCTTTCATTCATGAAAACGAGGGAGTTCGACAAGATAGCATCGGTAATGACCCGATTAACGTGCAGGAAGCGTGGTTCGGCGGTAGGTATTTGAATGTCGAGTTCCGGATTCCGGTAAAAGACGGATCTAAAGAGAAACACTTTA
Encoded proteins:
- a CDS encoding DUF4304 domain-containing protein; this encodes MESKEFKKVFEKVAKANNFEKAFGGWFKESTECIVVLCLQKSNFGDYYELNIKIFIQGMSGNKYTRSKDLVKKNVGDVFTRQPSDYSNVLDFDISMDDGKRIEKLESLFREFIVPFTDMALSRLGLRELAKEGKIFLLPAVKEGLTILS
- a CDS encoding WapI family immunity protein, coding for MILESEGRFVEIIILHRNNLESIDIEDANWLDAEIKINVPGFKGYYNANLRTDDFERFYKDLNKLKTDRFFQIEFTTMEEGIYLKGTQGLLGTIKWEGIARSYWGNSVLTFEIETGFASIDALIEQTLEILNEYPVQESEKLAELKKNEIEF
- a CDS encoding N-acetylmuramoyl-L-alanine amidase family protein, which translates into the protein MPMKHALTIFSFLLLTIFMFPATAQETAKANKGEGVLQFLKRFNRTKPFHMERFFELNRNKLDKNNGLQLDVTYTLPPLNNEGYEPLFGEKLAKYTIDSDELNGACFYLVSGHGGPDPGAIGELRGHPLHEDEYAYDITLRLARNLMSKGAKVHIIIQDAQDGIRDEKFLDVSDRETCMGQAIPLNQVKRLQQRCDKINELYKKDKEHYRRALFIHLDSRSESKQIDVFFYHYDGSVKGKHLANTLQNVFNRKYDKHQPLRGFSGTVSPRDLYVIKQTLPVAVFIELGNIQNSRDQQRFLLDDNRQALANWMCEGLIEDYKNYSKK
- a CDS encoding NigD1/NigD2 family lipoprotein encodes the protein MKNKTWKFTLICSLIVMGFTACDDDDEYYYVGGGSSWLSYGNLEKIDNGSRSKFAIRRDDGNRLIVTEGMPIRFDGAKEDLRVYAHYSIVGSERDESGLEGNMNYYVRLYGLDDVLTKVPVKQSFIHENEGVRQDSIGNDPINVQEAWFGGRYLNVEFRIPVKDGSKEKHFINLVQDDVVAHHDTVYVTLRHNAYGEKPGTGNDRGNFSWGRGRVSFDLTSIVPEGQTSVPVKLIWTEYGKNASETVRREDSGTYTLKNARKTGKDRGLNQDKSKMVSTEGVGECVVE